The Pseudomonas sp. LFM046 region AATACCCTCGCCACGCCGGCGGCGGTGGCCGAGGGGGTACTCCACCTCCACCTTGTCGGTGCTGCTGCCGTCCTTGAAGAACACCTGCACGGCGTTGGCGATGGAGCGCTTGTCGGGCTCCAGGTACTCGCGGCTGTAGCGCGGGTCTTCAACCACCTCCATCCGGTCGCGCAGCCGATCGATGACCGGATGGGCCTGATGGAAGTCGTCTTCGTAGTGTTCGGCCACCAGGTTGCCGTAGACCAGCGCCACCGCCGTCATGTACTGGATGCAGTGGTCGCGGTCGGCGGCGTTGGCCAGGGGGCCGGTCTTGTTGATGATGCGGATGGCCGATTCCTGGGTGGTGATGCGGATGCGATCCACCTCCGTCACCCGGTTGCGGACCTGGCGATGCAGGCGCACCGCCGCCTCGCAGGCGGTCTGGCCATGGAACTCGGCGGGGAAGCGAACCTTGAACAGCACGTTCTCCATCACGTAGCAGCCAAAACCCTGGGGCAGGCTGAAGCGGCGCTGTTCCTCCGGTTTGGTGGCCAGGTCCTTGTTCGTGTGGCTGTACGACACGTCGTAGAAGCCCCACTGGGGCTCGCTCAGCACGCCGGGAATGCCCATTTCGCCACGCAGGGCGATATCGGCCAGCCGCACGCCACGGCTGGTAGCGTCCCCCGCCGCCCAGGACTTGCGTGACCCGGTGTTGGGGGAATGGCGGTAGGTCCGCAAGGCCTGGCCATCCACCAGGGCATGGGAGATGGCCGAGAGCAGTTGCTCGCGGTCGGCGCCCAACAGCCAGGCGCAGACGGCGGTGGACGCCAGTTTGACCAGCACCACGTGATCCAGGCCCACGCGATTGAAGGCGTTCTCCAGGGCCATGACGCCCTGGATTTCATGGGCCTTGACCATGGCCTCCAGCACCAGCCGCATGGTCAGCGGGGCGTCTCCCCGGGCAACGCGCACCTGCGACAAGTGGTCGGCCACGGCCAGGATGCCGCCGAGATTGTCGGAGGGGTGAGCCCACTCGGCCGCCAGCCAGGTGTCATTGAAGTCCAGCCAGCGGATCAGGGTTCCCAGGTCCCACGCGGCCTTGGCCGGGTCCAGCCGATAGCTGGTGCCCGGTACCCGCGCGCCATGGGGCACCTGGGTGCCTTCCACCAGCGGACCGAGAAGCTTGGTGCATTCGGGAAAGCGCAGGGCCAGGAAGGCGCAGCCGAGGCTGTCCATCAGGCAGTTGCGCGCGGTATCCAGCGCCTCGGCAGACTCGACCTGGTAGCCCAGCACATAGTCGGCGATGTCCTGGATCAGCGGGTCATAGGGAGGCCGCGTGTTTGGGTCGACAGTGCTGCTCATGGCCGTGTCTCCGGTTGGCGGGATACTTTCAGTCTATGCCCTGGCGCCAATCGGGCCCGAAGCCGACCGGCGGCCGGCACGATGCGCTGCCGTGTGCTGCGCTTAGTGGGGAGACCCAGCCAGAGGTGCCCGCCATGAACACCGACCCCAACGTCCGCAAGCCCGCGCCTGCGCCGCAAGGCCCCAGCCCGAAACCGGAACAGGTGCCGGCGCCGGATGTGAAGCGCATGAGCAACAACGCGCCGAGCAAGGACAAGAAGCCGGATGATTGGGAGTGAGACGAGGGGTAGGCGCCTGGACACCGATCCTGCCGACGAAACCGCCTTGCGTGGCCATCTGGAGCCCGTGCACCCTTTGCGGGTATCTTCTCCAGCCGTCGCCAGTACCCGCAGGAAGTGCCTGTTCCATGAGCCGTACCGCAATCCGGGCCGCCGTATTCTGCCTTGCCACCCTCAGTTCGGCCGCCGCCTTGGCCAAGGTGGAGGTCCTGCCCGTTCAGCACAGCAAGGCGGGCCGGATCCTGGCCGTGCAGATTTCCGAAGACGTCGCCCCCGGTGACTACGAAGCCCTGATGCAGGGCCTGCGCGCCAATCCGGGCAAGTTCGATCGCAAGCTGGTCCTGCTGGACAGCATCGGCGGCAGCGTCACCGAGGCCATTCGCATGGGTCGCCTGCTGCGGGAAACCGGCTTCGACGTGATGGTGCCCAGCAACGGCGTCTGCCAGGGCAGCTGCGTCTACCTGCTGGCCGCTGGTCGCAGCAAAACGGTGCGCGGCTACGTTGGCCTGCATCGCCCTTACTTCCCCGGCGGCGATTCCGCCCTGGCCGATGCCGCCACCGGCATCCGCTACAGCCCGGTGGCCTACCTCAAGGAAATGAACGTGCCCGCCAGCCTGCTGGACGACATGAACAGCATCGCGCCCACCAGCATGCGCGTGCTGACCCGCGACGAGCTGGCGCGGTATCGGCTGAACTGATCGTTGCCCGGCCCTGACGCCGAGCCGGGTGGGCTGAAGCCCACCCTACGCCCCTGCCCTCCACCTCGCGTTTCGTCCGACTGGCTGGCGCTGCTGCCGGTTTTGCTCTGCAGTTAGTCTGGATGGAAGGTTGCAGCGCAAAGGAGGGTTCCATGTCCATTCAGCTCGATCACCTGATGGTGCCGGCCCGCGACAAAGTGCGGTCGGCAAGACTCCTGGCTGAATTGCTCGACGTGCCCTGGTCGGAAACCGGCATCGGGCCTTTTGTGCCGGTGTACGTGAACGACGGCCTGACCCTGGATTTCGATGAGTGGGGCGAGCCCTTCCCGCTGATCCACTTCTGCTTCCGCGTCAGCCCGGAGGCGTTCGAGGCGATCCTCCAGCGCATCCGGAAGGCCGGAATTCCCTATCGCAGCAACGTCCACGGGCCGGTGGATCACCAGGTGGACACAACCCACGGCGGCGCCATCGTCTACTGGAACGAACCGGACGGGCATCAGTGGGAGATGCTGACGGTCAGCTACGCACGCCGGGCGTGAACAGACCGGCCCGCCATCTCAAGCCAACGCTCGACCCCTCGTAGGGTGCGCTGTGCGCACCGAAAACGCGGCACGACGCTCCGGAGCGCACGTCCACGGGATAGCGGAACGCCGCTGGCTCTGCTCCCCCGCCGTATTCGCGGCAGAAGTCCTCTCCGAAACCCCTGACACCACCGTCGGCAAAGCCACCGGCGGCATGACCGGAATGATGCTTGGTGCCCTCGGCGGCGCCGCGCAGCAAGCCAGTGGCCTGGCAGAACCGGCCTACCTGGTAAAGACCGACGACGGCTCGATGCAGCGCTTCCGGTCCCCCGGTCAGCATTTCAAGCCTGGCGATCAGGTCGAAGTACACGGCATTCGCATCGAAGCCGCGCACTAAGGACGCGGCGCCCCTTTCCCAACGGGACAGGGGCGCCGGCGAGGGTTACTTGTTCAACGCCTCTTCCGCCGCGGCAATCTCTGCCTGGCGGCGGGCGATCATGTCGCCGATGGGCGGTCCCTGGAAGCGCCGTGCCTCGAAGGCGAACCAGATGATGCCGGTAAGGATCAGGAAGCCGATGGTGATGTACAGCGCCCAATCGTTCGGCGGCTGGATGCCGATGATGAAGATCAGTGCCATCGAGATCACCGAGAGAATCGCCACGAGCGAATAGAGCCCGCGCCCCAGGTTCCACGGGCCCATGCGCGGCCACTTCTCCGTGCCAAAGGCGAAAAGCCCGAGGACGATGGGAATGATGAAGGAGAAGAACAGGAAGATGACGGTACAGGACACCACGATCGTGTAGACCGGCGTTTCACCGATGGACACCAGGGACGAGCCCCAGACGAAAAGCACCGCCAGGGTGGCACCGGTCCAGATCGCGGCCACCGGGGTCCGGTGAGCCGGCGACACGCTGGCCAGCACCTTGGAGGCCGGCAGGCCGCCGTCCCGGGCGAAGGCGAAGATCATCCGCGAGACCGAGGTCACGGTGGCCAAGCCGCAGAGCACCTGGGAAATGAAGATGGCCAGGTAGAGCAGCTCTTTCACCGCCGCGTTCACCTGGGTGTCCATGGCCCAGAAGAACACGTTCCAGCCCTGGGCGGCGGCTTCTTCCAGGCTCGGCAGCATCAGCACGAAGGCGCTCAGCATCAGCCAGCCGAACAGCAGCGACCAGACCACCGACATCACCATGCCACGCGGCACGGATTGGGCCGCCTGCACGGTTTCTTCCGAGGTGTGGGCCGAAGCGTCGTAGCCGGTGATGGTGTAGATCGGCAGCAGCAGGCCGAGCCAGAAGATCCAGCTGTTGGACACCTCCGGCCAGACGTTGCCCCCGGCCGCGCCGGAGAAGTTGCCGAAGGTCCACAGGCGGGAGAACTCGTAGCTTGGCGCGGCAGCCAGGCAAATGACCGTCAGGGCGATGGCCGTGGCGAAGATCAGGTAGCCGGAGAAGTCCGTGAGTTTCGCCGTGAGCCCGATGCCGAAGTGGTTACAGAGCGCCTGGGCACCCGTGAGGATGGCGAGGAAGATGATGCGCGTGGTGGTGGTGTCTTCCATCCCCAGCATCGGGCCGAAGGCACCGAAGAAGAAATAGTAGGTGCCGACGTTGATCGCCCCCAGCACCGTCACCAGCCCCAGCAGGTTGAACCAGGCGGTGAGCCAGCCGGTGAAGCGGTTACCGAGGATCGAACCCCAGTGGTACAGCCCGCCGGCGGTGGGATAGGCCGAGGAGATCTGCGCCATGGCCACGGCGAACACCCCGGAGATCATGCAGCCCAGCGGCCAGCCGATGCCGATGGCCGCGCCACCGGCGCCGGAGATGCCTTGCGCCAGCGAGTTGATGCCGCCGGAGAGGATGCAAATGATGGAAAAGGAAATCGCGAAGTTGGAGAACAGCCCCATGCGCCGCGACAGCTCCTGGGCATAGCCCATGCTGTGCAACAGCTTGACGTCATCGTCCTGATGCGCGGAGCCGTGTTGGCTTGCAGTTTTCATCGTGGGTGCCCTTTGTTGGGAATGGCGATGGATTGCTCCATGCGGCGGTTCGGGCACCTTCCCCGCCTGCGCTGCGACGTCCTGTCGTACTGCTCCCATCCCCGTTACAAACCGGCCAGTGGTCGTGCCCGAACCCGCCGCTGGCCGGACTTCAAAGCTGCTCAGTAGCGCTCGAATCCACGCTGCAATTCCCAGTCGGTGATGCGCCTATCGTATTCCTTCTGCTCCCACTCGGCGGTGTGCACGTAGTGGTCGATCACCTCGTCGCTGAAGGCCTTGCGCAGCATGGCCGAGCCCTTGAGGGCAGCGGTGGCGTCACGCAGGGTCTTGTCGACCTCCGGAAGCTGGTCGTTCTGGTAGGCGTCCCCCACATAGGGCGCGCCCAGTTCGAGTTTTTCATCGATGCCCGCCAGGCCCGCGGCGATCAGTGCGGCAAAGGCGAGATAGGGGTTCAGGTCGGCGCCCCCTATGCGGCACTCGATACGCACCGACTTGCTGCCCTCGCCGCAGAGGCGGAAGCCGGCAGTGCGGTTGTCCCGGCTCCACACGGCACGGGTCGGTGCGAAGGTCCCGGCCTGGAAGCGCTTGTAGGAGTTGATGTAGGGCGCGAGGAAATAGGTGATCTCACTGGCGTACTTGACCTGTCCGGCCACCCAGGCGCGCATCAGCTTGGACATGCCGAACTCGTCCTTGCCGTCGAAGAACAGTGCCTTCTTGGCCTTCTTGTCCCAGAGCGAACTGTGCACATGGCAGCTGGAGCCGGCCAGGTCGTAGCGCCACTTGGACATGAAGGTGATGGACTTGCCCTGCTGGTAGGCGATCTCCTTGCAGGCGTGTTTGATGATGGCGTGGCGGTCGGCCATGGTCAGCACGTCGGCGTAGCGGACGTTGATCTCCTCCTGCCCCGGCCCCCACTCCCCCTTCGAGTTCTCCACCGGCACGCCGCAGGCCTGCAAGTGCTTGCGGATCGCCCGCACCACCGGCTCTTCGCGGGTGGTCTGGAGGATGTTGTAGTCCTCGATGTAGTGAGAGGCCGTCTTCGGGTGGCTGTAGTTGCGCCGGTGAATGGCGTCGTAGCTTTCGTCGAAGAGATAGAACTCCAGCTCCGAGGCGAACATGCCGACGTAGCCGCGCTCCGCCAGCCGCGCCACCTGGCGCTTGAGGATGGCTCGCGGGCTGTGGGGCAGGTCTTGGCGGTGGTGATGATCGAGCACATCGCAGAGCACCAGGGCCGTGCAGTCCAGCCAGGGCACCCGGCGCAGGGTACTCATGTCGGGCTTCAGCACGAAGTCGCCGTAACCCTTGCTCCAGCTGGCGGCGGCATAGCCCGGCACCGGCTCCATGTCGATGTCGTCGGCCAGCAGGTAGTTGCAGCAGTGGGTCTCTTCAAAGGCCGTATCGACGAAGAATTCCGCCTGGAAGCGCTTTCCCACCAATCGCCCCTGCATGTCCACCATGCAGGCCAGCACCGTGTCGATCTCGCCGCTGGCAACGGCTTGCTTGAGTTCGTCGAAGCTGAGGATGGGTTCGCTCATCTGGCTGTCCTTGGGTCCGGGCGACTGCCGAAAGCTTAGCCCAGCCAAGACATTTGCAAGTTTTCCCTGCACCGGCACGGTGCGAACGGCGTAGATCGGGGCATTTGCGGGCTTTTTTCGCCGGGCGCCGAATTGCTCTTTCTGTAGGAAACCTTTTCCACCCTCCCCAAAAAAAACCGGCAGGCGCTTGGGCACCTGCCGGAAATCGAGGGTTTGGTTCAGTGGGAGATACAGACCGACTTGAGCTCGGTATACGCCTCGATCACCGCGCGGCCGAACTCGCGGCCCATGCCGGACTGCTTCACGCCGCCGAAGGGCATGTTCGGGTCCAGCAGCACGTGGGCGTTGACCCAGACGGTGCCCGCTTCGATGCGCGGTACCAGGTTCATCGCCTTGGACAGGTCGTTGGTCCAGAGACTGGCCGCCAGCCCGTAGGGGCTGTCGTTGGCCAGCTCGATCATGGCGTCTTCGTCGGTGAACGGGATCACCGACAGCACCGGGCCGAAGACTTCCTCGCGGGCCACGGTCATGTCGTGGTTCACGTCCGCCAGCACGGTGGGCTGGACGAAGAAGCCCTCGCCTTCCAGGCGCTCGCCACCGGCCACCACGCGGGCGCCTTCCTGGCGGGCCAGGTCGATGTGCCTGAGCACGCTCTGCTGCTGCTTGCGGGACACCAGCGGGTTGATCGCCGCCTCCTGGTCCATGCCCGGGCCGATGGACAGGCCCTTCACGGCAGCGGCCAGACCCTGGACGAATTCCTCGTAGCGGGACTGGTGAACGTAGAAGCGCGAAGCCGCGGCGCAGACCTGGCCCTGGTTCAGCAGGCCGCCCAGCAGCGCACCCTGGACCGCCTTCTCCACGTCGGCGTCTTCCAGCAGGATCATCGGGTTCTTGCCGCCCAGTTCCAGGGCGAAGCGGGTCATGTTCTCCATGCAGGCCACACCGACGCTCTTGCCAACGGCGGTGGAGCCGGTGAAGGACACCTTGCTGACCAGGGGGTGGGAAGCCAGGGCATTGCCCACGGTGCTGCCGCCACCGGTGATGATGTTGAACACGCCCGCCGGGATGCCCGCCTCGAAGGCCAGTTCGGCCAGGCGCAGGGCGGTCAGCGGGGTTTCGCTGGCCGGCTTGATGACCACGGTGCAGCCGCAGGCGAGTGCCGGCATCAGCTTCCAGGTGGTGATCATCATCGGGAAGTTCCACGGCACGATGCCGGCCACCACGCCTACCGGCTCACGGCGGGCGAAGGCGGTGAAGCGCGAACCCGGCGGGATCGGGATGGACACGTCCAGGGTCTGGCCTTCGATCTTGGTGGCCCAGCCCGACATGTAGCGCATGAACTCAACGGTGGCGCCCACGTCGAGCATGCGCGAGATGTTGATGGACTTGCCCTGGCTCAGGGTCTCCAGCTGGGCCAGTTCTTCGGCGTGCTCTTCCACCAGGGCGGTGAAGCGCAGCAGGATGCGCTCGCGATCGGCCGGACGCAGGCCGGACCAGACGCGGGACTTGAACGCCTTGTGGGCGGACTGCACGGCCTGCTCCAGGTACTGCAGCGGCACGTCCGGCACGGCGGCGATGGTCTCCCCGGTAGCCGGGTTCAGCACCGGCGTGGTGGGGCCTTCCGGCAGCACCCACTGGCCATCGATGAAGCAGCCGTGGCGACGCTCCAGAAATGCCGCGACCTGCGGCAGGATTTCAACCTTGCTCATGCTTGATCCTCTTCATCCGAAAGCCGGGCGCCTGCCCGGCGCCATCATTTCTGTGCGCCCAGGAAGCAGCCCACCGCGCGACGGTCGTCGGCGCTGGCCATTCCGGCGTAGGGCATGTAGGTCCCGGCGACAAAGGCCTGGGGCTGGGCGATGAACTGCTCAAGGCTGTCCAGCTGCCAGGCCACGCCCTTGTCCTTCATCGCCTGGGAATAGCTGAAGCCAGACAGGCTGCCGGATTGGCGGCCGTAGAGCCCGTGCAGGTTCGGCCCCATCATGGCCGGGGCACCCTGCTTGGCCGAATGGCACACGGAGCAGTCGCTGCCGAACAGCGTCTCGCCCTTCTGTACCTGCTCCGGCGCGCAGTCCGCGGCCAGCACCGACTGAGCCGCCATCAGCGCCAGCACGCCGAACAGCAACCCGAAATTGCGTTTGTGCATCAACTCACCACCTCGATCGTCCACAAGCCCGCCCCACGGGGGCCGGAAAGGCACGCGCGGAATCAGGGCCGATGTCCGGATTCTCTGCGCTGAAGGGGATCGAGGTTTTTTTGTCTGTGCCAGACGTGTTGGCAGGGCTGCCAGACAGGCTGGCATGGGGGCGAAGAACACCTGTAGGGGCGAATGAATTCGCCCCTACAGGCGAGTGTCGCCCCCACAACCACGCAGGGCCGGATCAGCCCTAGCTGTACTGCTTCCGGTACTCGCTGGGGGAGACGCCGAAGCGCGCCTTGAAGGCGGTGGAGAAGTAGCTGGAATCGGTGAAGCCCCAGGCATAGCCCAAGGCCGAGAGCTTCTGCTCGGCGGTGGCATGGCGCAGGCTTTCGGCGCAGAAGTCCAGGCGGCGGTTCTTGATGTACTGCGCCACCACGAGGCCCTTCTTGGCGAACATGCGGTAGAGGCCGCGCACCGAAACGCCCACTTCCCGGGCGATGATCTCGGGGCAGAGTTCTTCCGCGCGGATGTTCTCGTCGATAAAGCGCAGGGTCTTGCGGAACAGGCGCTCATGGGCGTCCTGTTCGACCTCGGCGGCACACAACGCCGGACGCAGCAGGCTCACCACCGCCTCCAGGGTGGCCTCGCTCTCCGGCAGGCTCAGACTGTCCTGGCGGGTGGATTCGAGGATCAGCCGGTTGGCCAGCACCGCCACCGGCGAACTGGCCGGAATGCGCTGGGCGCAGCGCACGCCGGAGAAGCGCAGCCCCTGCTCCACCACGTGACGCGGCAGGATCAGGGACAGCTGACGGGAATTCTCGTGGTAGACGAAGTCACTGGGCAGCGTCGAGTCGATCAGCGTGATGTCGCCAGGCGCCATTTCGATGCTGTTTCCGGCCTGTTCCATGCCGGCACGCCCTTCGAGCTGGAAGGCCAGGTAGAAATGCTTGCCGTCGCTCTGAGCCACTTCCTTGGGCGTGCGGTAAAGGCGCGCCTGAGCCACGTCCACAATACTCAGCTTCATCGCGCCGGCCTTGTGTTCGCGAATGGCCCCGGAAAACTCCGAACCCAGCAGCTTGGCGCTGAAACGCCCGCAAACCTGGTTGATGCCTTGCAGCCACTCGTCGAAGTGGTCTGCCCTCAGTGCCTGTGCAGTCATCATGGCTTTCTCAGCCTCACGCTACGTGTTGTTCTTATCATTCTCCGGCCTGGCAATGTGGCAGGCCGGGTTTAACTCGTCCGTGATACCCGCATCGAAGCGGATTCGCTACTTCAGTCCGCCGAAACGCTGGTAGAAATTCTCGCCCGCATCGGGCAGCGGACCGTCCGCGGTTTCCAGCGCCGTGTTCAGCCAGTGCTCAGCCTTGGCGAAGATGAGCCGGTAGATATTGCGGCACAGCTGGCGCGCCGCACGGCCTTCCCAGTCGCCCGGCAGGAGTTCGTCGGGCAGTTGCGGGTCGCGCAGCAGCAACTTGCGGTATTCGTGAATCAGCAAGGTTCGGGCCAGGAAGCAATCCTCCGGCTGCAGGTTCTCCTGCTCGCGAAGGGCCTGCCAGAGCGGGCGGAACAGCGTGATGAACTCGCGGTAGTGCTCGCCCAGCTCGTCGATGTTCCAGCTCTCGCGAACCTGCATGCGCAGGGCCTTGGAGGCCAGAACATCCTGGGCGCTGGTCTCGAAGATGATGCTGTCTTCCAGGGCGTCCAGTTCCTGCAGGGTGGCGGTCACGTCCACCCGGTCGCAACGCGGGTTGGCCAGCACCGTGGGCGAAATCGCACCAAAACCTTGCCACTCCAGTTCCTCGCGCACCTGCTTGCGCTTGTCCTGGGGCAGTTGCGACAGCACCACCAGGCACCAGGAGCCGTCCCAGGCCGGGACGCTGGAGCTGTAGACCCGCTTGAACGCCTTTTCGAACCGCCGCCGGCCGGTGCCGGTCAGGCTGTAGTAACTGCGCCGCCCCACCTTCTCGGCACTCAGCCAGCCTTCCTTGGTGAGGCGGAAGATGGAGGTGCGGATCAGCCGCTCGTTGATGCCCATGGGTTCCAGCAACTGGATCAGGCTGCCCAGCCAGACGGTGCCGCCGTGGGGTTCGATGGCGTCGCCGTAGAGTGTGATGATCAGCGAACTGGCGCGGATGGGCGTCTGCTGCTGGAAGCGGGTGACGAGTTGGTCCAAGGGCACGAGCGAAGTCATGGGCATTCTGGAAGCGGAAAAGATGCCGAATATACCCGCAGGCTCCTCGGCATGGCCATTGGGGCGCAGCGCGCCTGTGCGAAGACCGCACTCATTGCGACGCGCTACCTTTCGGCCGCACACCACGGTCGGCGATGCGCGGCCGGTCGGCCTCCATCGCCGCCAGGGGTTCGCAGGCCACCAGATTGGCCAGGCAACGCTGGGCCAGCATCTGGTACTCGCGGGTACCGGCCTGCTTCCAGGCCACTTCTTCATCACTGAGGCGGCGCTTGACCTGGGCCGGCGCTCCCATCACCAGGGATTGTTCCTCGCAGCTGAACCCGGCCTTGACGAACGCGGTGGCGGAGACGAATGACCGCGCGCCGATCTGGGCGCCGTCCATCACCACCGCATTCATCCCCACCAGCGCGTCTTCGCCGATGCGGCAGCCGTGCAGCACGGCGCCATGACCAATGTGGCCATTGCGCTCGACCACCGTGTCGCTCTGAGGGAATCCGTGCATGACGCAGGTGTCCTGGATGTTGGCGCCCTCCTCCAGGATGATCCGGCCAAAGTCGCCCCGCAGACTGGCCAAAGGCCCGACATAACAGCCAGGGCCGATGATCACGTCGCCGATCAGCACGGCGGACGGGTGCACGAATGCGGTGGGATGCACCACCGGGGTCAGGCCATCGAGGCTGTAGCAGGTCATCGCGGATTCCTTCTTCTTATGGGGGCTTACGCGCCGTGTCGGCGGCTCTGCACGGTGACGAACCGGCGAGCGACGAAGGCACCATCCGTGATGGAGGCGTTGGCCGCCGGGTTACCGCCGCTGGCGTGGAAGTCGCTGAAGGCCGCGGACTGGTTGACGAAAACGCCGCCGTCGAAATTGATCGACAGGGCCACCGCCACCTCCTGGGACAGCAGCTCGGCACGGTCCAGCACGGCTTCGTCGGTGGCGTACACGCCCAGGGTCAGGGCGCCCTTTTCGGCAATCACCTCACCGGCCAGACGCAGGCTGTGCTCGGTGTCATCGGTGGCGATGACGAAGGCGATGGGGCCGAAGCGTTCTTCGGAATAGGCCTCGCGATCCGCCGCGTCCACTTTCAGCAGCAGCGGCGTGTGAACGCGCGCGCCGGGGAACTGCGGATGCTCGCGCGCCTCGCTGTCCAGCAGCACCTCACCCAGGGCGCGGCAATCCCGGATGCGCTGGGCGGTGGCCTCGGACTGGATGGCGCCG contains the following coding sequences:
- the prpD gene encoding 2-methylcitrate dehydratase, with the protein product MSSTVDPNTRPPYDPLIQDIADYVLGYQVESAEALDTARNCLMDSLGCAFLALRFPECTKLLGPLVEGTQVPHGARVPGTSYRLDPAKAAWDLGTLIRWLDFNDTWLAAEWAHPSDNLGGILAVADHLSQVRVARGDAPLTMRLVLEAMVKAHEIQGVMALENAFNRVGLDHVVLVKLASTAVCAWLLGADREQLLSAISHALVDGQALRTYRHSPNTGSRKSWAAGDATSRGVRLADIALRGEMGIPGVLSEPQWGFYDVSYSHTNKDLATKPEEQRRFSLPQGFGCYVMENVLFKVRFPAEFHGQTACEAAVRLHRQVRNRVTEVDRIRITTQESAIRIINKTGPLANAADRDHCIQYMTAVALVYGNLVAEHYEDDFHQAHPVIDRLRDRMEVVEDPRYSREYLEPDKRSIANAVQVFFKDGSSTDKVEVEYPLGHRRRRGEGIALLEEKFRANLATRFAADRCARIFALCKDQAALEAMPVERFMDLLVL
- a CDS encoding periplasmic-like protein, producing MSRTAIRAAVFCLATLSSAAALAKVEVLPVQHSKAGRILAVQISEDVAPGDYEALMQGLRANPGKFDRKLVLLDSIGGSVTEAIRMGRLLRETGFDVMVPSNGVCQGSCVYLLAAGRSKTVRGYVGLHRPYFPGGDSALADAATGIRYSPVAYLKEMNVPASLLDDMNSIAPTSMRVLTRDELARYRLN
- a CDS encoding VOC family protein, yielding MSIQLDHLMVPARDKVRSARLLAELLDVPWSETGIGPFVPVYVNDGLTLDFDEWGEPFPLIHFCFRVSPEAFEAILQRIRKAGIPYRSNVHGPVDHQVDTTHGGAIVYWNEPDGHQWEMLTVSYARRA
- a CDS encoding amino acid permease — encoded protein: MKTASQHGSAHQDDDVKLLHSMGYAQELSRRMGLFSNFAISFSIICILSGGINSLAQGISGAGGAAIGIGWPLGCMISGVFAVAMAQISSAYPTAGGLYHWGSILGNRFTGWLTAWFNLLGLVTVLGAINVGTYYFFFGAFGPMLGMEDTTTTRIIFLAILTGAQALCNHFGIGLTAKLTDFSGYLIFATAIALTVICLAAAPSYEFSRLWTFGNFSGAAGGNVWPEVSNSWIFWLGLLLPIYTITGYDASAHTSEETVQAAQSVPRGMVMSVVWSLLFGWLMLSAFVLMLPSLEEAAAQGWNVFFWAMDTQVNAAVKELLYLAIFISQVLCGLATVTSVSRMIFAFARDGGLPASKVLASVSPAHRTPVAAIWTGATLAVLFVWGSSLVSIGETPVYTIVVSCTVIFLFFSFIIPIVLGLFAFGTEKWPRMGPWNLGRGLYSLVAILSVISMALIFIIGIQPPNDWALYITIGFLILTGIIWFAFEARRFQGPPIGDMIARRQAEIAAAEEALNK
- a CDS encoding glutamine synthetase family protein; the encoded protein is MSEPILSFDELKQAVASGEIDTVLACMVDMQGRLVGKRFQAEFFVDTAFEETHCCNYLLADDIDMEPVPGYAAASWSKGYGDFVLKPDMSTLRRVPWLDCTALVLCDVLDHHHRQDLPHSPRAILKRQVARLAERGYVGMFASELEFYLFDESYDAIHRRNYSHPKTASHYIEDYNILQTTREEPVVRAIRKHLQACGVPVENSKGEWGPGQEEINVRYADVLTMADRHAIIKHACKEIAYQQGKSITFMSKWRYDLAGSSCHVHSSLWDKKAKKALFFDGKDEFGMSKLMRAWVAGQVKYASEITYFLAPYINSYKRFQAGTFAPTRAVWSRDNRTAGFRLCGEGSKSVRIECRIGGADLNPYLAFAALIAAGLAGIDEKLELGAPYVGDAYQNDQLPEVDKTLRDATAALKGSAMLRKAFSDEVIDHYVHTAEWEQKEYDRRITDWELQRGFERY
- a CDS encoding aldehyde dehydrogenase family protein, producing MSKVEILPQVAAFLERRHGCFIDGQWVLPEGPTTPVLNPATGETIAAVPDVPLQYLEQAVQSAHKAFKSRVWSGLRPADRERILLRFTALVEEHAEELAQLETLSQGKSINISRMLDVGATVEFMRYMSGWATKIEGQTLDVSIPIPPGSRFTAFARREPVGVVAGIVPWNFPMMITTWKLMPALACGCTVVIKPASETPLTALRLAELAFEAGIPAGVFNIITGGGSTVGNALASHPLVSKVSFTGSTAVGKSVGVACMENMTRFALELGGKNPMILLEDADVEKAVQGALLGGLLNQGQVCAAASRFYVHQSRYEEFVQGLAAAVKGLSIGPGMDQEAAINPLVSRKQQQSVLRHIDLARQEGARVVAGGERLEGEGFFVQPTVLADVNHDMTVAREEVFGPVLSVIPFTDEDAMIELANDSPYGLAASLWTNDLSKAMNLVPRIEAGTVWVNAHVLLDPNMPFGGVKQSGMGREFGRAVIEAYTELKSVCISH
- a CDS encoding c-type cytochrome yields the protein MHKRNFGLLFGVLALMAAQSVLAADCAPEQVQKGETLFGSDCSVCHSAKQGAPAMMGPNLHGLYGRQSGSLSGFSYSQAMKDKGVAWQLDSLEQFIAQPQAFVAGTYMPYAGMASADDRRAVGCFLGAQK
- the feaR gene encoding transcriptional regulator FeaR; the protein is MMTAQALRADHFDEWLQGINQVCGRFSAKLLGSEFSGAIREHKAGAMKLSIVDVAQARLYRTPKEVAQSDGKHFYLAFQLEGRAGMEQAGNSIEMAPGDITLIDSTLPSDFVYHENSRQLSLILPRHVVEQGLRFSGVRCAQRIPASSPVAVLANRLILESTRQDSLSLPESEATLEAVVSLLRPALCAAEVEQDAHERLFRKTLRFIDENIRAEELCPEIIAREVGVSVRGLYRMFAKKGLVVAQYIKNRRLDFCAESLRHATAEQKLSALGYAWGFTDSSYFSTAFKARFGVSPSEYRKQYS
- the paaX gene encoding phenylacetic acid degradation operon negative regulatory protein PaaX; its protein translation is MTSLVPLDQLVTRFQQQTPIRASSLIITLYGDAIEPHGGTVWLGSLIQLLEPMGINERLIRTSIFRLTKEGWLSAEKVGRRSYYSLTGTGRRRFEKAFKRVYSSSVPAWDGSWCLVVLSQLPQDKRKQVREELEWQGFGAISPTVLANPRCDRVDVTATLQELDALEDSIIFETSAQDVLASKALRMQVRESWNIDELGEHYREFITLFRPLWQALREQENLQPEDCFLARTLLIHEYRKLLLRDPQLPDELLPGDWEGRAARQLCRNIYRLIFAKAEHWLNTALETADGPLPDAGENFYQRFGGLK
- the paaY gene encoding phenylacetic acid degradation protein PaaY codes for the protein MTCYSLDGLTPVVHPTAFVHPSAVLIGDVIIGPGCYVGPLASLRGDFGRIILEEGANIQDTCVMHGFPQSDTVVERNGHIGHGAVLHGCRIGEDALVGMNAVVMDGAQIGARSFVSATAFVKAGFSCEEQSLVMGAPAQVKRRLSDEEVAWKQAGTREYQMLAQRCLANLVACEPLAAMEADRPRIADRGVRPKGSASQ